A single region of the Brachypodium distachyon strain Bd21 chromosome 3, Brachypodium_distachyon_v3.0, whole genome shotgun sequence genome encodes:
- the LOC104583412 gene encoding calcium-binding protein KIC encodes MAARPGGEAGTEEEYEDLLPALAGRLGSAGLLAELRAGFRLLADPALGAITAGSLRTGAERALGVAGMTAEEAAAMVREGDLDGDGALGEREFCVLMVRLSPGIMADAEAWLRDAIAADAEDDEDEDEDELLSPSSPPAPAA; translated from the coding sequence ATGGCGGCGCGTCCgggaggggaggcggggacggaggaggagtaCGAGGACCTGCTGCCGGCGCTGGCGGGCCGGCTGGGGAGCGCGGGCTTGCTGGCGGAGCTGCGGGCGGGGTTCCGGCTGCTGGCGGACCCGGCGCTTGGCGCCATCACCGCCGGCAGCCTGCGCACGGGAGCCGAGCGAGCCCTGGGCGTGGCCGGGatgacggccgaggaggcggcggccatggtgcGCGAGGGCGAtctcgacggcgacggcgcgctgGGCGAGCGCGAGTTCTGCGTGCTCATGGTGAGGCTGAGTCCTGGGATCATGGCCGACGCCGAGGCATGGCTCCGAgacgccatcgccgccgacgccgaggacgacgaagacgaagacgaggaCGAGCTGCTGTCCCCGtcgtccccgccggcgccggccgcttgA